ATGTCAGTGGAAATGCGACGTTCATTCAAAACAAGATCACCAAACTGGCAACGCCGGGCGGATTTTTGGCTACGCAATTGTACGGCCGAGGCCAGCAGGAAATCGTCCGCACCTACGAAGGCCAGTCATATGGCACTTTCTATGGCTACAAGACGGATGGTTTGTACCAAAATCAAGGTGAAATTGACTCCGACCCTAACATTAGCAAGGATTCACGGCGTACAGACGGGCTGATCCATCCGGGGGATGTGCGGTTTTTGGATCTAAACAATGATGGTATTGTCAACGACCAGGACCGGACGATCATTGGTAACCCTCAGCCGAAAGTCAATTATGGTTTCAATGCAGGATTGAACTACAAAGGCTTTGATTTCAGCGTTTTCTTCATCGGTGTGGGTGGGAACAAAATCTTCAATGCTGACCGTATGCAGGGACTTGACGCAAGCTACTCCTTCAACTTATATGCTGAGGAGCAGGATCGCTGGCATGGTGACGGAACCAGTAACACCGTTCCAAGACTTAGCATTGACAACCCTAACCGTAACTTCCGGCCGTCAGATCTTTTTGTCGAAAAAGGAGATTTTCTGCGCCTGAAAAACTTCACGCTAGGTTATTCTGTGCCTAAATCGGTGATTGAGAAGGTGAAGCTGACCAATGCAAGAGTTTACATTACCGGCCAGAACGTGTTCACTTTTACCAAATATTCCGGATTGAACCCTGAACTTGGATTTGTGGGAGATCAAAACCAGTCGAGACAATTGAACGTCGATTATGCGCAGTATCCATTGGCCCGTACCTGGACAATAGGAGCCACATTGTCTTTCTAAACCCACGTTCAGACCTCTTAAATACGAAATAACAACATGAAAAAGATACATATACTTGCAGGATGGATTTTTCTGGTAACTGTTACCAGTTGTAATGACGACTTGCTGGAAAGCACGCCTTACGGGCAGGTTACTTCGCAGCAGTACTGGCGGAATGGCGACGATGTGATCGCGGCAACCAATGCTATTTACGCTCCATTGCTCAACGAAGACGGTTTTGCCCATACCGAATATACTTTTGACAACTGTTCTGATGACATGAACCGTGCAGGCGATCACTCGGATGAGACAGCGCTGGAAATGTTCACATTTGATGCCTCCAACTCTCACATTCTGGCAACATGGTCTACCAAGTATGAGGTAGTGTCAAGAGCCAATGCGGTGTTGATCAATGCTCCGAAAGTAACTATGGACGACGCATTGCGCAACCGTAGCATGGGAGAGGCTTATTTTTTGAGAGGGTTTATCTACTGGCGCCTTTCGCTGATTTATGGTGAAGTCCCCATTTTGACAGAAGAGGACGCCTTGGCGCAGTCTTATAATAAACCCAAAGCTACGGTAGCGGAAGTTCGCGCACAGGCTGAGGCCGATTTCCAGAAAGCGGCAACATTGCTTCCGGTATCCTACGATGATACCCAGTCGGGACGTGTTACGCAGGGATCAGCTTATGGATTTTTGACCAAACTGTATGTTTACGAAGAAAACTGGGCAAAAGCCATTGAAGCAAGTACCAAAGTGATCGGTAATGCTGCTTACAAACTGGCTGACAGCTACAACGAAAACTTTGCGCTCACCACCGAGAACAACCCGGAAATCCTGTTTTCATTGCAATATGAAACCGGCTGGACGACTGATAACTCACCAACGTTCTACCACACGCCTCAGGCATTTGGTGGCTGGGGATTTCATGAGCCTATTGATGACCTGGTACAGGAGTTCGAGAAAGGCGATCCACGTCGTTCGTATTCTATTTATAGTCCTGGCGATAAGGTAGTTCGTGGCTCGCAAGGTACTACCACATTCACCGCCGACATGACCCGGGTGACTGGTTACGCTTTCAGAAAATATACGGATTTTACGGAATCAGGAGATATGAGCCAAAGTTTGAATGCTCCTTTTCTCCGTTCATCGGATGTGTATCTGCTGGCGGCGGAGGCAAAAATCCGCTCCGGCGCAAATGGCGATGCAGAATTGAACATTGTTCGCAAACGTGCAGGACTTACTGCAAAAACCGGAGCGAAAATGGCAGACATCATGCACGAACGCCGCGTAGAGCTGGCGGGAGAGAACGAGCGTCACCAGGATCTGATGCGCTGGGACAAAGCGGGCCTGCTGGATATTGCAGCACATTACAAAATTGCAAGAGGGCCATACAAGCCAAGTCGTAACTTTGTGAAGCCGAAGCACTACTACTTCCCACTACCACAGCGTGAGGTGGATTTGAGCAATGGCATATTGAAACAAAATTCCAATTACTAAGTCTTATCAATTGAAACAAATCATTTTCACATTGTTATTGATCGCAGGCCTGTGCCGGTGCAACGTTCCTACCTACATGAAGGAGCGAAATCTCGAAGGTGTCTGGCGCACCGACTCGATCAATAACTTTGTGAATGGTTTTAGTTTTACCAACAATACCTTCGACGAACATTGGTCTACATTCGAATACACCGAGGACGGATTTTTGATTGAAAGGAAAAAAGACAAGGCTAAAAAATACCGGTACACACTTCCCACATCCGATTCCCTCGTATACGCCGACTCACTAGGCAAGCGGCTGAGCGGTTTTCAGATCCTGAAATTGACGAGCGACCAACTGATTTTGAAAAAAGCCCAGAAACCATATCTGCCTGGCAAGAATCAGGAATTATTTGAAGTCCGCTTTTTTTCTAAAATGAACGGCAAGTGAAAAGTATCTCCAACTGGTACAAAATCCTCCTCTATCTGAGCCTGGCCGCACTAGCTGGCTGTGGGAAAAAGGACTCAAAAACGCTTTTTGAACTGCTCCCGGCAGAAGAAACCGGTGTTCATTTTGCCAATACCCTCATTGAAGACGACCAGCTCAATATCCTGACCTACGAATATTTCTACAATGGCGGTGGGGTAGGCGCGGGCGACATTAATAACGACGGGCTGACCGATCTGTTCTTTGGCGGGAATATGACGCAGAGCCGTTTGTATCTCAACAAAACGCAAGGCAAAGACCAACCCATTCAATTTGAAGACATTACCGCCAAATCCGGCATTGACATTCCGGAAGGCTGGGTTCGTGGTATTGCTATGGTCGATGTCAATGCGGATGGTTATCTGGACATTTACGTCTGCCGTTCAGGGCCGGCTCACGTTGGGACACTTTCTAATTTGCTCTTTATCAATCAAAAAAATAATACTTTCCGCGAAGAAGCCAAGGCATACGGCCTCGATTACAGCGGCAACACCACGCAAGCTGCCTTTTTCGATTACGACAATGATGGTGACCTGGATGTGTACCTGGTGACCAATGTGATGAATATGAAAGGTCCCAATAATATCAGAAAAAAAGTAACGGACGGATCTTCGCCCAATGCCGACAAATTGTACAAAAACAATGGCAACAATACTTTTTCAGATGTATCCAAAGAAGCCAATATTCTTGATGAAGGCTACGGGCTGGGAATTTCGATAGTCGATGTCAATAACGATGGCTGGCAGGATGTGTACATTTCCAATGACTACGTTTCCAATGATCTGCTGTACATTAACCAGCGCGACGGTACATTCAAAAACGAGATTGCAGCCTACTTCCGTCATCAGAGCTATTCAGCCATGGGTAATGATGCGGCTGACATTGACAACGATGGCCTGGTGGATTTTATCACTGTCGACATGTTGCCGGAAGGTAATGTACGCCGGAAGAATATGTTTGGTCTCATGAATTACGACCGGCATTTGTCCGAGCTAAAAATGGGTTACGAGCCGCAGTTTATGCGCAATACCTTGCAGCATAATAACGGGGTGCGTCCAGGCACTGACAAGCCTTTTTTTAGCGAAACGGGCCGGTACTCCGGCGTTCAGGCAACGGATTGGAGCTGGGGTGCATTGCTGGCCGACTATGACAATGACGGTTTTCGCGACCTGATGATCACCAACGGTTATCCCAAAGACATTACCAACCGCGATTTTGTGATTTACAGAATGGCTGAACACGAGCAACAAATGCAGTCGGGAAACCAGAGCGACCGGCGGTTGACAGACGCATTGAAGCAAGTGGAAGGAGCCCACATTCCCAACTATCTTTTTTCCAACAATAAGGACCTCACCTTCACTAATAAGTCTGCCGATTGGGGTTTTGACATTCCGTCCTTTTCAAATGGCGCTGCCTATGCTGATCTGGACAATGACGGCGACCTGGACCTGGTGATGAACAACATTGATCAGGAGGCATTTATTTACCAAAACCGCTCGGAAACATTACCGGACCGGCATTTTCTGACTATCAAGCTGAATGGTAGCAAACAGAACCGTGCCGGTTTGGGAGCAAAAGTTTGGACTTATGCAGGCAAGCAAATGCAGTATTCCGAAATGTCGCCTTATCGCGGTTATCAATCTACAATGCCAGATTTGTTGCATTTTGGTTTGGGAAAAAGTATAATGATCGATTCCATTAAAATTATTTGGCCTGATCAAAAATCACAAGTTTTAAAAAATATAAAAGCCGATCAGCTTCTGGAAATCGACTATTCCAAAGCAGGCACACTTGTATCTTCCCAAAATGTCGAGTCAGCATCGTTTTTTAAGGAAGCAAGTAACCTCGGAACTAATTATCTGCATCGCGACGAGCTGTATATTGATTTCAAAATCCAGCCGCTTTTGCCGCATTTGTTGTCGCAAAATGGCCCTGGAATAGCGGTAGGGGATGTCAATGGGGATGGGCAGGAGGATTTTTATGTCGGAGGCGCGTTTAATCAGTCCGGCTCCTTTTTTATTCAGGACAAGCAACAGAAATTTTCTCCCAAACTGCTTACCACCGACCGTAAGTATGAAGAAGATATGGGTTCACTGCTCTTCGATGCGGACGGCGATGGCGATCTGGATCTGTATTTGGTGAGCGGTAGCAACGAATTCGAGCCCAATTCTCGATATTATCAGGACAGGCTTTATAAAAATGATGGAAAGGGCGGTTTTAAACTGGATTTGAATGCATTACCTCAAACAACGGGCAGCGGATCAACGGTCAATGCGGCGGATTATGACCGCGACGGCGACCTGGACCTATTTGTGGGAGGGCGTCTATCGCCAGGAATGTACCCTATGGCAGGTGAAAGCTATATTTTAAGAAATGACAGCGGCAAATTCAGCGACGTGACGACGAGTATTTGTCCTGATCTGAAAAACGCCGGTATGGTAACATCCGCATTGTGGACTGATTTTGACCAGGACGGCTGGCAGGATCTGATCGTCACAGGGGAGTGGATGCAGGTGTTATTTTATAAAAACAATAGAGGGAAACTCGCCGACGTTACCTCCGCCACGGGTTTGAAAAAAATGAATGGGTGGTGGAACAGCATTGTCTCAGGTGATTTCGACGAAGACGGTGACATTGACTACGTTGTAGGAAATGTAGGGTTGAATACAGAAGACAAGCCTTCCAAAGACAAGCCATTGACATTGCTGGCCAAGGATTTTGATAAAAGCGGGACCATCGATCCCGTTCTTTGCCGGTACCTGGGCAATGATCTATTTTCGGTACATCCGCGTGACGAAATGACCAGCCAAATGAATTTTCTGAAAAAGCGATTCATCTATTATGCCGATTATTCCAAAGCCAAAATCAGTGATGTGTTCAAACCTGAGGAACTGGAAGGCGCTGAAAAACTGGTTTGCGAAACAATGCACTCGGTCATGCTTGAAAATAAAGGCAATGGTCAATTTGTTTCAAAACCATTACCGTCAGCCGCGCAGCTGGGGCCTGTATATGGCTTATGCAGCGGCGATTACAACGCGGACGGCCACCTGGACTTACTGCTAACGGGCAATTCATACGCTACCGAATCGATCAGCGGTCGGCTCGATGCATTCAATGGATTATTGCTGACAGGTAATGGAAAAGGGGATTTCATCCCGGTCAGCGCAGCGAAAAGTGGGTTTTTGGTAGAAGGCGACGCAAAGGGATTGGCCAATTTGAGATTGAGTGATAGCAGCGCAATGGTTTTGGCGGCACAAAACAACTCGGCACTGAAGACATTCGTAGTGCCGGTTTCGAAAGACATAAAAATTATTGCGCCACGATTGAATGATGCAATGATTGAAGGCACCTACTTAAATGGCAAGAAATTGAGATTTGAACTGCACTACGGCTCAGGCTACCTTTCGCAATCCAGCAGGAAAGTTTCGTTGCCAGCAAAAGGTTTGGTAAAAGTCATCGCCACCGATTTTCAAGGAAAGAGCAGAAACGTTGCGTTTTGAGCGTGTTGCATGTTTTTGTTGCATCCCTACGGGATTTGTGGATTCTTTACATCGAATGTTTTCTACCAAGGTTACATGCCTAACGGCATTTTGCAAATGTTTAAATTTTGCGCTGAAATCGCGTAGCGATGTAACCTTGGTAGCAATATAGAAGACATGCCTAATTCAAATCCCGTAGGGATGTAACATATCCACCAATTTCCATCCATTTACCAAATAAATGTCGCCACGGAACCCGCCTTTAATGTTGCGGACGCATTGTTTTTGCCATCCCGAATCGAAAATGTTTGCACTGTGTCTGAATCATTCAGCACGATCAATACCTTTTTTCCATCCGGCCTCTTGAAAGCCACATTTGGTAACTTATCAATTACATTCGATGCGATCCGCACGGAACCCGCGCGTACAAAACTGGACGCATGTGCTACCACATAATACGAGGCATTGCGGGTGACTTTGTCTTTGTCAATTGTGACGCCACCGAGGCACCGGTCGCAGCCGCCGCGATCTGTGAAAGGTCTGTTTTCCGGGTTACTCGACAGGTTCCATTCGAGGACTGTTTTTGCCCAATTACGCGTTGAACCAATGGTCAGGTCTCTGATATGATTAGGGAAATCTTCTTCAAACTTGCCCGGTGCGCCCATCCATTGCTCCGTGAAATAGAGATTTTTGTCCGGATGCGCCTTGTGAACTTCCGACAATGCTTCGATTTTGCCACCATACAAATGAAACGCTGAACCATCAATGTACTTTTTGGCTTCGGGATCATTCAGGATGGAGATCGGATATTCCGGCTTGTCCGCATTATGATCGTAAATGATGATTTTGGTATCCAGTTTTGCTGATTTAAATGCAGGTCCGAGGTGATTTTTTACAAAAACGGCCTGGTCTTTGGCCAGCATCAGCAAACTTGGATTGTTGCCCGGATGCAGCGGCTCATTTTGAACTGTGATCGCATCGATCCGAATCCCTTCTTTCTTCATTTCCTGAATGTAGCGGACAAAATATTTGGCATATACCTTGTAAAATTCAGGCTTGAGACTGCCCCCGCGCGTATCATTATTATCTTTCATCCACACTGGCGGCGACCAGGGTGAGCCCAGTATTTTCACTTTCGGGTTAATGGCCAGAATTTCTTTCAATACTGGGATCACATCTTTTCGGTCTGGACCCAGGTCAAATTTTTCGAGCTCAGGATCTGTTTGCCCTTGTGGCAGATCATCGTAAGAGAAGATTGTTTCGTTCAGGTCAGAGGCACCGATACTTACCCGCAAATAAGTCATTCCCAATTTGGTACCTGCTGTGGAAAACAATTCTTTCAGCAAGTCAGCGCGAGCCGCCTTGCTCATTTGAATAAGGTGGGAAGCACTGCCGGCAGTTAATGTAAAACCGAAACCCTCCATGATCTGGTAGGTTTCCTTTGTGTCGATTTCAATGACCTTACCTGTCGCCGGTTTGTCCTGAGAAATGATTAATGGCTTTTGCTTTTCAAACAATACAGATTTGTCACTGTTGGTAAGCCAGTACGATATGATACCTTTCCCAGCCTGACCGTAGCACAGGAAATTGACGGATAACAGCAAGATTATCAAGCCGGTTTTAATGGTGGCAGCAGAAATTTTCATAGCAATGTCCAGATAGAAGGGAACAGTGAATACTGCTGCAAAGTAACTGGAAAATAGCGCGAAATCATTTCAATGTTCTACCAGATCAATCCTGCTGATCACTTTTTCCAGATCGATTCCTTTTCCCAGCACCGGCTTGAATAAATCACCCTCGCTACTGATCCTTTCCAATGCATTTGCAATGGTAAAGTCTTTGAGCTGCAATCCTTTTTTGACTTCATCCCAATACAGCGGCATGGAAACGGTCGCGCCAAGCTTTGGCCGCACGGAGTAGGCAGCTGCCAGCGTCGCTTTGGGGCGGTTTTGAAGGTAGTCAATGTACAGTTTGCCCTTTCTGTTCTTGGTCATTCGTTCCACACTCGTGAAGTCAGGCAATTCCTGCTGAACCCGGCCCGCCACCCACTCAGCAAACAATTGACATTGATCATAGCTATATTGCGCTCCGAGCGGAATGTAAATATGCAGGCCGGTGGAGCCGGATGTTTTGCAGTAACTATCCACCTTAATGGAGTCCAGCAATTGTTTGATCGTCTGCGCGGTAAGTATTACCTGTTCAAAAGTATTGGTCGTATCAGGATCCAGGTCCAGCAGGCACCAGTCAGGATTATCCGGCGTCTTCGTCCGACTATTCCATGGATTCATATCAATGCAACCCAGATTGGCCATATATAGCAAGCTAGCCTCATCGTTACAGAGCATAAAGTTCTTTTGCTGGTCTTCACCATTGGCGGTATACGGAAATGTATCCACCCAATCCGGAACCTTACCGGTAACATCTTTCTGATAAAAGCTCTTGCCATTGATTCCATTTGGAAACCGGTTCAATGACATGGGCCGGTCTTCGAGATACGGCAATATATAAGGTGCCACCTGATAGTAATAATTGATCAGCTCGCGTTTGGTGATTTTTTCTTTGGGCCAATAGAGCTTGCTGAGGTTCGAGAATTTAACCTCGTGGCTATCAATCTTCCTTACCTGGGTTTCTTCTTTCGGATTGAGCAAAGTTTTTCGTTTCGCCTTTGCAGGTTTTTTAATCACCTCACTCTTCTTCACTGCCTTTTCATCGTCTTCGACCATTTCCTGGGTAGGCTCTTCGAATTCCCGCACCACATCTTTGGCTGCCTTGTCTTCCCGCATACCTTCGAATGACGGATGCCTGAAAACGCCGTCAGATGTAATTTCAGTGAAGCTCACCTCGCACACCAATTCTGGTTTCAGCCAGGTAGCGTTGGCTTTGGGGGGATTGGGCCTGAAACGCGACGGTTTGTTATAGTCCGGTGTTTCCTCGAAAGGGCTTTCCTTGGTGATCAACGGTTTAAACGCCGCCAGCATTTCCTTCTGTTGTTTGTCTTTAAAGCCTGTTCCTACCTTGCCTACGTACTGCAAATTGCCATTGCTATATGCGCCAAGCAGCAGTGCGCTGAAAAGTTTGGACGAACCGGCATTTTGGGTATAGCCCGCAATAATGACCTCCTGGCGCTTATTGATCTTGATTTTTAGCCAATCTTTGCTCCTGATTCCGGGGAAATAAACACTGTTAGATTTTTTAGCGATAATACCTTCGAGCCCCATATCGCAAGCAGCTTCAAAAAATGCATGGCCCTCTGCCGCGATGCTGTAGCCCAGTTTGACAGGACTGTCGTCGGTTACTATGCTTTGCAAAATTGCT
The genomic region above belongs to Dyadobacter pollutisoli and contains:
- a CDS encoding RagB/SusD family nutrient uptake outer membrane protein; translated protein: MKKIHILAGWIFLVTVTSCNDDLLESTPYGQVTSQQYWRNGDDVIAATNAIYAPLLNEDGFAHTEYTFDNCSDDMNRAGDHSDETALEMFTFDASNSHILATWSTKYEVVSRANAVLINAPKVTMDDALRNRSMGEAYFLRGFIYWRLSLIYGEVPILTEEDALAQSYNKPKATVAEVRAQAEADFQKAATLLPVSYDDTQSGRVTQGSAYGFLTKLYVYEENWAKAIEASTKVIGNAAYKLADSYNENFALTTENNPEILFSLQYETGWTTDNSPTFYHTPQAFGGWGFHEPIDDLVQEFEKGDPRRSYSIYSPGDKVVRGSQGTTTFTADMTRVTGYAFRKYTDFTESGDMSQSLNAPFLRSSDVYLLAAEAKIRSGANGDAELNIVRKRAGLTAKTGAKMADIMHERRVELAGENERHQDLMRWDKAGLLDIAAHYKIARGPYKPSRNFVKPKHYYFPLPQREVDLSNGILKQNSNY
- a CDS encoding VCBS repeat-containing protein, encoding MKSISNWYKILLYLSLAALAGCGKKDSKTLFELLPAEETGVHFANTLIEDDQLNILTYEYFYNGGGVGAGDINNDGLTDLFFGGNMTQSRLYLNKTQGKDQPIQFEDITAKSGIDIPEGWVRGIAMVDVNADGYLDIYVCRSGPAHVGTLSNLLFINQKNNTFREEAKAYGLDYSGNTTQAAFFDYDNDGDLDVYLVTNVMNMKGPNNIRKKVTDGSSPNADKLYKNNGNNTFSDVSKEANILDEGYGLGISIVDVNNDGWQDVYISNDYVSNDLLYINQRDGTFKNEIAAYFRHQSYSAMGNDAADIDNDGLVDFITVDMLPEGNVRRKNMFGLMNYDRHLSELKMGYEPQFMRNTLQHNNGVRPGTDKPFFSETGRYSGVQATDWSWGALLADYDNDGFRDLMITNGYPKDITNRDFVIYRMAEHEQQMQSGNQSDRRLTDALKQVEGAHIPNYLFSNNKDLTFTNKSADWGFDIPSFSNGAAYADLDNDGDLDLVMNNIDQEAFIYQNRSETLPDRHFLTIKLNGSKQNRAGLGAKVWTYAGKQMQYSEMSPYRGYQSTMPDLLHFGLGKSIMIDSIKIIWPDQKSQVLKNIKADQLLEIDYSKAGTLVSSQNVESASFFKEASNLGTNYLHRDELYIDFKIQPLLPHLLSQNGPGIAVGDVNGDGQEDFYVGGAFNQSGSFFIQDKQQKFSPKLLTTDRKYEEDMGSLLFDADGDGDLDLYLVSGSNEFEPNSRYYQDRLYKNDGKGGFKLDLNALPQTTGSGSTVNAADYDRDGDLDLFVGGRLSPGMYPMAGESYILRNDSGKFSDVTTSICPDLKNAGMVTSALWTDFDQDGWQDLIVTGEWMQVLFYKNNRGKLADVTSATGLKKMNGWWNSIVSGDFDEDGDIDYVVGNVGLNTEDKPSKDKPLTLLAKDFDKSGTIDPVLCRYLGNDLFSVHPRDEMTSQMNFLKKRFIYYADYSKAKISDVFKPEELEGAEKLVCETMHSVMLENKGNGQFVSKPLPSAAQLGPVYGLCSGDYNADGHLDLLLTGNSYATESISGRLDAFNGLLLTGNGKGDFIPVSAAKSGFLVEGDAKGLANLRLSDSSAMVLAAQNNSALKTFVVPVSKDIKIIAPRLNDAMIEGTYLNGKKLRFELHYGSGYLSQSSRKVSLPAKGLVKVIATDFQGKSRNVAF
- a CDS encoding glycoside hydrolase family 30 protein, which encodes MKISAATIKTGLIILLLSVNFLCYGQAGKGIISYWLTNSDKSVLFEKQKPLIISQDKPATGKVIEIDTKETYQIMEGFGFTLTAGSASHLIQMSKAARADLLKELFSTAGTKLGMTYLRVSIGASDLNETIFSYDDLPQGQTDPELEKFDLGPDRKDVIPVLKEILAINPKVKILGSPWSPPVWMKDNNDTRGGSLKPEFYKVYAKYFVRYIQEMKKEGIRIDAITVQNEPLHPGNNPSLLMLAKDQAVFVKNHLGPAFKSAKLDTKIIIYDHNADKPEYPISILNDPEAKKYIDGSAFHLYGGKIEALSEVHKAHPDKNLYFTEQWMGAPGKFEEDFPNHIRDLTIGSTRNWAKTVLEWNLSSNPENRPFTDRGGCDRCLGGVTIDKDKVTRNASYYVVAHASSFVRAGSVRIASNVIDKLPNVAFKRPDGKKVLIVLNDSDTVQTFSIRDGKNNASATLKAGSVATFIW
- the ligD gene encoding DNA ligase D, encoding MSLVKYNEKREFDKTPEPKGGEAKAEALIFVVQKHDASRLHYDFRLEMDGVLKSWAVPKGPSTDPSVKRLAMMVEDHPYDYKDFEGIIPEGNYGAGTVMVWDFGTYEPLEEADSKADQEKTLLKELKSGSLKFRLHGKKLKGEFALVKTGMAENSWLLIKHRDKYADESDITEKDRSVVSRKTLKGIEEHPDNIYGEDTTELGKSEKGKNDKKSTAEANETLEKASEKEKPADAKKKTKAILKKAPKSKFPEELVPMLATLVDAPFDDPGWEYEVKWDGYRAVSFLNKGSVEIKSRNQKSFNDKFYPIYQGLSEWKIDAVLDGEIVVINEKGLSDFGALQNWRSEADGELVYYVFDILWLDGVDLTNLSLTERKAILQSIVTDDSPVKLGYSIAAEGHAFFEAACDMGLEGIIAKKSNSVYFPGIRSKDWLKIKINKRQEVIIAGYTQNAGSSKLFSALLLGAYSNGNLQYVGKVGTGFKDKQQKEMLAAFKPLITKESPFEETPDYNKPSRFRPNPPKANATWLKPELVCEVSFTEITSDGVFRHPSFEGMREDKAAKDVVREFEEPTQEMVEDDEKAVKKSEVIKKPAKAKRKTLLNPKEETQVRKIDSHEVKFSNLSKLYWPKEKITKRELINYYYQVAPYILPYLEDRPMSLNRFPNGINGKSFYQKDVTGKVPDWVDTFPYTANGEDQQKNFMLCNDEASLLYMANLGCIDMNPWNSRTKTPDNPDWCLLDLDPDTTNTFEQVILTAQTIKQLLDSIKVDSYCKTSGSTGLHIYIPLGAQYSYDQCQLFAEWVAGRVQQELPDFTSVERMTKNRKGKLYIDYLQNRPKATLAAAYSVRPKLGATVSMPLYWDEVKKGLQLKDFTIANALERISSEGDLFKPVLGKGIDLEKVISRIDLVEH